The Aythya fuligula isolate bAytFul2 chromosome 2, bAytFul2.pri, whole genome shotgun sequence genome contains a region encoding:
- the ADNP2 gene encoding activity-dependent neuroprotector homeobox protein 2 yields the protein MFQIPVQNLDNIRKARKKVKGILVDLGLDSCRELLKNLKSFDPGEKYFCNTSWSDVSPWESVGKRKRYRTKPYCCSLCKFSSKLLTSFKNHLHRCHEDEMDQELVVPCPKCAFASEPKIVGKHIRMFHSSNKRIQNYTVSILDGMKQFRSDIINFTCLKCNFTDTLYYNMKKHVLMNHFENLISIYFGQRPDESEENSVEHYCKKCNASANSQDSLMYHVLTAETHRDLENKLRSVISEHIKKPGLVKQMHIAPKPPQSAAAPAPSSGPPAAPAGSITAPACIQLALPQNNQNQTVVQSKPVQNTVRSLTVPSASGSVPQTTSAPIVTPSHVTLVSSHLPVGQNSVNIQPSPSQPIIVSHRLPLNQPVRTTAVPLHHSVGTLSRPVAPAVIPLNQPVGPGLFPINQPLGTINSPVAAATLPVTQPVSPVNQLVAPGVLPVNQPVAPGVLSVNHSVGSVNRPTGPGVLPVAQTVAPGVLQLNQPVAPGVVPVGPGFLQLNQPVAPAVIPVNQPVRPAVSQNAAFLTAGSILRQLIPTGKQVNGIPTYTLAPVSVTLPVPPGGGVATVTPPQMPIQLMQSGAVTQLSQSPASAPSPPVLLTSQNLSLQAPPPRPETSQAVRQAKQWKTCPVCNELFPSNVYEVHMEVAHKHGEVKMKDTQQPDKLAACAPFLRWMTEKTVRCFSCKCFLCEEELMKHLLMHGLACLFCTVTFHDLKSLVEHNKTTHNGKKQLHADYSNRGFQLGNEAQGDLVFPHFDFSTVLPKEDIGEKEVHLAVLAGVNSRTLVPVYIKVKPQAAAEVNNRYSKKVLTCPFCFGTFISQRTYEMHLKERHHIMPTVHTILKSPAFKCIHCCGVYTGNMTLTAIAVHLLRCRSAPKDSNSSMKMQLERTEKKELLFVNGEKHDSVILKRKLSDSCFVAEDQRNKEQQPLSLCTGIALSPEEELYSGLVPFKRQKVNRTEIKKIPSSEDLHILAVDPKQYDHNSYDAQKQFLTDYFHERPYPSKKELELLSSLLYAWKIDVASFFGKRRSTCLKAINNHKPSVLLGFSMSELKNIKHSLNIKDEALDM from the exons atgtttcaaattccTGTTCAAAATCTTGATAACATCAGGAAGGCTCGAAAAAAGGTGAAGGGCATTCTTGTGGATCTTGGACTTGACAGCTGCAGGGAGTTGTTGAAG aatctTAAAAGTTTTGACCCAGgtgaaaaatacttctgcaaCACTTCATGGAGTGATGTCTCTCCTTGGGAGTCTGTGGGCAAAAGGAAG aggTACAGAACCAAGCCGTACTGCTGTAGTTTATGCAAGTTCTCATCAAAATTGCTTACTTCATTCAAGAATCACTTGCACCGTTGCCATGAAGATGAAATGGACCAAGAGCTTGTGGTTCCTTGCCCAAAATGTGCATTTGCTTCTGAGCCAAAAATAGTGGGAAAACATATCCGGATGTTTCATTCATCTAATAAGAGAATACAGAACTATACAGTCAGCATTTTGGATGGCATGAAACAATTCAGGAGTGATATCATAAACTTCACGTGTCTAAAATGTAACTTTACAGACACATTGTACTATAATATGAAGAAACATGTTCTGATGAACCACTTTGAAAACTTAATAAGTATATATTTTGGCCAGAGACCTGATGAAAGTGAAGAGAATTCTGTTGAGCACTACTGTAAAAAATGTAATGCTTCTGCAAACAGCCAGGATTCTTTAATGTATCATGTCTTGACAGCTGAAACACACAGAGACCTGGAGAACAAGCTTCGGTCTGTGATTTCAGAACACATTAAGAAACCTGGACTTGTGAAACAAATGCATATTGCTCCAAAGCCTCCCCAAAGTGCGGCTGCGCCTGCTCCATCTTCAgggcctcctgcagccccagcaggttCCATCACAGCTCCAGCTTGCATCCAACTTGCACTTCCACAGAACAATCAAAACCAGACTGTGGTGCAGTCAAAACCAGTTCAGAACACAGTCAGATCTCTGACTGTTCCAAGTGCCTCTGGTAGTGTTCCACAAACAACTTCTGCTCCCATTGTTACCCCATCACACGTTACTCTTGTATCCAGTCATCTTCCTGTAGGTCAGAATAGTGTTAATATTCAGCCATCACCTTCTCAGCCTATAATTGTTTCTCACAGGCTTCCTCTTAATCAGCCTGTCAGGACGACGGCTGTTCCTCTTCATCATTCTGTTGGGACCCTTAGCAGACCCGTGGCCCCTGCAGTTATTCCTCTTAATCAACCTGTCGGGCCCGGACTCTTTCCTATTAATCAGCCTCTTGGTACTATAAATAGTCCAGTTGCAGCTGCGACATTACCTGTAACTCAGCCTGTCAGCCCTGTGAATCAGCTGGTGGCACCAGGAGTGCTCCCTGTGAATCAGCCAGTCGCACCGGGAGTTCTCTCTGTCAACCACTCGGTTGGGAGTGTGAACAGGCCCACTGGTCCCGGAGTCCTTCCCGTGGCTCAGACAGTTGCCCCAGGGGTTCTCCAGCTTAATCAGCCTGTCGCACCTGGAGTTGTTCCTGTCGGACCTGGGTTTCTTCAGCTTAATCAACCTGTCGCCCCAGCAGTTATCCCTGTAAATCAGCCAGTTAGACCCGCAGTTTCCCAAAACGCAGCTTTTTTGACTGCAGGTTCTATACTTCGGCAGTTGATCCCGACTGGGAAGCAGGTTAATGGGATACCTACGTACACGCTTGCCCCAGTTTCAGTTACTTTGCCTGTACCTCCTGGTGGTGGAGTAGCAACAGTTACTCCACCACAAATGCCTATCCAACTAATGCAGTCTGGAGCAGTAACTCAGTTATCTCAGTCACCAGCTAGTGCACCCTCTCCGCCTGTGCTTTTGACGTCTCAGAATCTATCATTACAAGCTCCCCCACCTCGTCCTGAAACAAGTCAGGCTGTCAGACAGGCTAAGCAATGGAAGACTTGCCCTGTTTGCAATGAGCTCTTCCCGTCAAACGTGTATGAGGTACACATGGAAGTGGCCCACAAACATGGTGAAGTAAAAATGAAGGATACACAGCAACCTGACAAACTTGCAGCTTGTGCACCCTTTCTAAGGTGGATGACAGAGAAGACTGTCCGGTGTTTTTCTTGTAAGTGTTTTCTCTGTGAGGAAGAGCTCATGAAACATCTCTTGATGCACGGCTTAGCTTGCTTGTTTTGCACAGTTACTTTCCATGACTTAAAAAGCCTTGTGGAGCACAATAAAACTACTCATAATGGGAAAAAGCAGTTACATGCAGACTATAGCAACAGAGGATTTCAGTTAGGGAATGAGGCTCAGGGTGACCTTGTATTTCCTCACTTCGATTTCAGTACAGTGTTACCAAAAGAAGACATTGGTGAAAAAGAAGTACATTTGGCAGTGCTTGCTGGAGTAAATTCGAGGACGCTAGTCCCCGTTTACATCAAAGTGAAacctcaggcagcagcagaagtgaacAACAGGTACAGCAAGAAAGTGTTAACCTGTCCCTTTTGTTTTGGAACATTTATTAGTCAAAGAACCtatgaaatgcatttgaaagaaaGGCATCATATTATGCCAACTGTACATACAATTTTAAAGTCTCCTGCTTTCAAGTGCATCCACTGTTGTGGCGTGTACACTGGAAATATGACTCTAACAGCTATTGCTGTGCATTTGCTCCGTTGTAGAAGTGCTCCCAAAGACAGCAACTCAAGCATGAAGATGCAGCTTGAACGTACTGAGAAGAAAGAGTTACTGTTTGTGAATGGTGAAAAGCATGATTCCGTGATACTGAAAAGGAAGCTATCTGATTCCTGTTTCGTTGCAGAAGACCAAAGGAATAAGGAACAGCAGCCTCTGAGCTTATGTACTGGCATAGCTCTATCTCCAGAAGAAGAATTGTATTCAGGGCTAGTGCCTTTCAAACGACAGAAGGTTAATAGGACTGAGATAAAGAAAATTCCTTCCAGTGAGGATCTGCATATTCTAGCAGTAGATCCTAAACAATATGATCACAATTCGTATGATGCTCAGAAACAGTTTTTGACAGACTACTTTCACGAGAGGCCCTATCCTTCAAAAAAAGAATTGGAATTGCTATCCTCGCTGCTGTATGCTTGGAAAATTGATGTTGCGTCATTCTTTGGGAAAAGGAGGAGTACGTGCTTAAAGGCAATAAATAATCACAAACCATCTGTGCTGCTGGGTTTCAGTATGTCTGAACTAAAAAACATTAAGCACAGTTTGAATATAAAAGACGAAGCGTTAGATATGTAA